One Desertifilum tharense IPPAS B-1220 genomic window carries:
- a CDS encoding diguanylate cyclase, protein MKVFAISPGVDADVQTQHSKSMDVSILIIGDERFQNAVLALIDCLNSLLVQTASYPSEAIQQLQTQPTEFILCQADCRGALELCYQIKTQSQSSWTYCLLLDDSTDTLASTLMERKVAALEAGADAYLWFPYTQMREDSPLLAQYQALLLAEIQVGLRWVKTCQELLQTNDLLSAIALSDPLTELNNRRALEWELPRQIENARNRGTPLCLLILDVDYFKAINDTYGHLIGDRVLQMLSARLQHNLRFYDTPFRYGGEEFVILLSNTEPAVAIQIAERLRVLIATQPFRINETLDLKIAISAGVAYLRSDDDEQGISLLDRADQNLLQAKTNGRNQVVSCRLPDDSPESHSIS, encoded by the coding sequence ATGAAAGTTTTTGCAATTAGTCCGGGAGTCGATGCCGATGTTCAGACTCAGCACTCAAAATCGATGGATGTTTCGATTCTTATTATTGGAGACGAACGCTTCCAGAATGCCGTCCTTGCGTTAATTGATTGCCTCAATAGCCTTTTAGTCCAAACTGCCAGCTATCCCAGCGAGGCGATCCAGCAGTTGCAAACCCAACCGACCGAATTTATTTTGTGTCAAGCGGATTGTCGAGGGGCGCTGGAGCTATGCTACCAAATTAAAACTCAAAGTCAGTCGAGTTGGACCTATTGTTTGCTCCTCGACGATAGTACGGATACGCTAGCCTCGACGCTCATGGAACGGAAGGTTGCAGCCCTAGAAGCGGGGGCGGATGCGTATCTCTGGTTTCCGTATACCCAAATGCGCGAAGATAGTCCTTTGTTGGCTCAATATCAGGCGTTGTTGCTTGCGGAAATTCAGGTGGGTTTGCGTTGGGTGAAGACTTGCCAGGAGTTGTTGCAAACCAACGATTTGCTCTCGGCGATCGCCTTAAGCGATCCGCTGACGGAACTCAATAACCGTCGGGCGTTGGAGTGGGAATTGCCGCGCCAGATTGAAAATGCGAGAAATCGCGGAACGCCGCTGTGTTTGCTGATTCTGGATGTTGATTATTTTAAGGCGATTAATGACACCTACGGTCATCTGATTGGCGATCGCGTTTTGCAAATGCTTTCGGCACGCTTGCAACATAATTTGCGCTTCTACGATACGCCTTTTCGCTACGGGGGCGAAGAGTTTGTGATTCTTCTGAGCAATACTGAACCGGCTGTCGCTATCCAGATTGCCGAACGCTTGCGCGTTTTGATCGCCACTCAACCATTCAGAATTAATGAAACGCTCGATTTAAAGATCGCCATTAGTGCTGGTGTGGCTTATTTACGGTCAGATGATGACGAACAAGGGATAAGTTTGCTCGATCGGGCCGATCAAAACCTACTCCAAGCTAAGACTAACGGTCGCAATCAAGTTGTTAGCTGCCGACTGCCAGATGACTCTCCAGAATCTCATTCAATTTCTTGA
- a CDS encoding DUF937 domain-containing protein, with product MGLFNQILGALNNPNQEANSGQLSTILNVVQQLNGSTGANPSQIQSVLSLVGGAVRSSLRERAASGGGEQQAQALVNQYAGVTPNAQAVQALFSLPQTQQLVQSVAQRTGLDANTIQMMLPIVVPVILNLLKTGTSTQNPQGNNSVLHSFLDANGDGTVDVGEALQMASRFLKR from the coding sequence GTGGGACTGTTTAATCAGATTTTAGGCGCGCTCAATAATCCGAACCAAGAAGCAAATTCGGGTCAGTTATCCACAATCTTAAATGTAGTGCAGCAACTTAATGGCAGTACGGGAGCCAATCCGAGCCAAATTCAATCGGTGCTGTCTTTAGTGGGGGGTGCCGTTCGGTCTTCGTTGCGCGAACGGGCGGCTAGTGGCGGCGGCGAACAGCAGGCGCAGGCGTTGGTCAATCAGTACGCTGGGGTGACGCCTAACGCCCAAGCGGTGCAAGCGCTCTTTAGCTTGCCACAAACGCAGCAGTTGGTTCAATCGGTAGCGCAACGCACGGGGCTAGATGCCAATACCATTCAAATGATGTTACCGATTGTGGTGCCGGTGATTCTGAATTTACTGAAAACGGGCACCTCGACCCAAAATCCTCAAGGGAACAATTCTGTGTTGCACAGCTTTTTAGATGCCAATGGGGATGGCACGGTTGATGTCGGCGAAGCGCTGCAAATGGCGAGTCGATTTTTGAAGCGATAA
- a CDS encoding YaaW family protein — MDELRSALELATEDELQQLTELLFRRQFNPLDYVYTPDPIDIQSLEREEWLDALEARFRFLAADGIAVLRGRDQQVTYRQVLIQVCRYLKFTYSDKLSTTELEAEVFLNLLRQTWQKLPAKDRKSLAERVRGAIANSDLSQPLPLALQKDPLGILLKGGSAIAISSIKPLLLQKIAQQFALHYASYQVAKEALVKGGVAAASKFQGHLALQTAKRGMTLNAARYGLTRGVFAVVGPALWAYFFADLGWRAISTNYGRIIPAVFALAQIRLTRSECWELA; from the coding sequence GTGGATGAACTAAGATCAGCGTTAGAGCTAGCGACCGAGGACGAATTACAACAACTGACTGAACTTCTTTTCCGCCGTCAGTTCAATCCCCTCGATTATGTTTACACGCCTGACCCCATTGATATTCAAAGCTTAGAACGCGAAGAATGGCTAGATGCCCTAGAAGCAAGATTTCGCTTCCTAGCGGCTGATGGTATTGCGGTGTTGCGAGGACGCGATCAACAAGTCACCTATCGACAGGTGTTGATCCAAGTTTGCCGATATCTCAAATTTACTTATTCTGACAAACTCTCAACCACTGAGTTAGAGGCGGAAGTGTTTCTCAACTTGTTGCGGCAAACTTGGCAAAAGCTGCCAGCCAAAGATCGCAAGTCCTTAGCCGAACGGGTGAGAGGGGCAATTGCTAATAGCGATTTATCTCAACCGTTACCTTTAGCGCTGCAAAAAGACCCCCTCGGAATCCTCCTCAAAGGCGGAAGCGCGATCGCGATCAGTTCCATCAAGCCGTTACTCTTACAAAAAATTGCCCAACAATTTGCCTTGCATTACGCCAGTTACCAAGTCGCTAAGGAAGCTTTAGTGAAAGGAGGCGTTGCAGCAGCTAGCAAGTTTCAAGGTCATCTGGCCTTACAAACGGCCAAGCGCGGGATGACCCTCAATGCGGCCCGCTACGGGTTAACGCGGGGTGTCTTTGCCGTCGTTGGGCCAGCTTTATGGGCGTATTTCTTTGCAGATTTGGGTTGGCGGGCGATTTCAACCAATTACGGTCGTATTATTCCGGCCGTGTTTGCCTTAGCGCAAATTCGTCTCACCCGTTCTGAGTGTTGGGAACTCGCCTAG
- a CDS encoding O-antigen ligase produces the protein MFPHRKLLARSRSHWLSRPLHSDPRLNRSWLCLQIVLATVMFSPVLAAPFSLWIVWEVWRKQWRQLCRSGFNRGLAVVSVLLILSAVLAENPGEAALGLFNFLPFFLIFVTISPLLQTPHQLRRIAWILVFTSIPIIAIGFGQLFWGWSGPVRLLWSAIDWPLDPGGAPLGRMASVFAYANVLANYLAVTFTLALGLWIEAIDKTRYPWVSREVWGLSGVVLGNAIALILTNSRNAWAIALLVSLAFAVYLGWRWLIAALGAVGAAIGGAAFAPAPINQALRAVVPAYFWARLTDQLYPDRPFAQLRATQWQFAWEMMQQRPLLGWGLRNFTPIYQAQMDYWVGHPHNLFLMLLAETGLPATLLFCTLVGWIVGRAVWHWHHWDRKKSGQLIGLTFLLAFGGFTLFHLFDVTIFDARVNYLGWVLLASLRGVIVWRDRSV, from the coding sequence GTGTTTCCCCATCGCAAGCTTCTGGCGAGATCGCGATCGCATTGGCTTTCTCGTCCCCTCCATTCCGATCCTCGACTAAACCGTTCCTGGCTTTGCTTGCAAATTGTCCTGGCAACGGTCATGTTTAGTCCGGTTCTTGCAGCCCCTTTTTCCCTGTGGATTGTTTGGGAAGTTTGGCGCAAGCAGTGGCGTCAGTTGTGTCGGAGTGGCTTTAATCGGGGATTGGCAGTGGTGAGCGTGCTGCTGATCCTCAGTGCGGTTCTCGCCGAGAACCCAGGGGAAGCAGCGCTCGGTCTATTTAATTTTCTGCCTTTTTTCCTAATATTTGTCACGATCTCGCCCCTATTGCAAACGCCGCATCAACTGCGCCGCATTGCCTGGATTCTGGTTTTTACTTCTATTCCCATCATTGCGATTGGGTTTGGTCAGTTGTTTTGGGGTTGGAGCGGCCCCGTGCGGTTGCTGTGGAGCGCGATTGACTGGCCGCTCGATCCGGGGGGAGCGCCTCTAGGCCGCATGGCTTCAGTATTTGCCTATGCGAATGTCTTAGCGAATTACCTGGCCGTTACGTTTACCCTGGCGCTAGGGTTGTGGATCGAAGCGATTGATAAGACTCGCTATCCCTGGGTGTCTAGGGAGGTGTGGGGGCTGAGTGGGGTGGTTCTGGGGAATGCAATCGCTCTCATTTTAACCAACTCTCGCAATGCTTGGGCGATCGCGCTTTTGGTGAGTTTGGCGTTTGCGGTTTACCTCGGCTGGCGCTGGTTGATTGCGGCGTTGGGGGCCGTGGGTGCTGCCATTGGGGGGGCGGCTTTTGCTCCAGCCCCGATTAACCAAGCGTTAAGAGCCGTTGTTCCTGCCTATTTTTGGGCGCGGTTGACCGATCAACTGTATCCAGACCGCCCATTTGCTCAACTGCGAGCAACCCAATGGCAGTTTGCGTGGGAGATGATGCAGCAGCGCCCATTGTTGGGATGGGGATTGCGAAACTTTACGCCGATTTACCAAGCCCAGATGGATTACTGGGTGGGTCATCCGCATAATCTATTTCTAATGTTATTGGCAGAAACAGGACTACCGGCGACGCTTTTATTCTGTACGCTGGTGGGGTGGATTGTGGGGCGAGCGGTTTGGCACTGGCACCATTGGGATCGAAAGAAATCCGGGCAGTTAATCGGGCTAACGTTTTTACTGGCGTTTGGCGGCTTTACCCTTTTTCACCTGTTTGATGTCACTATATTTGACGCCCGCGTTAATTATCTGGGATGGGTGCTTTTAGCGTCGCTGCGAGGCGTAATTGTGTGGCGCGATCGCTCGGTATAA
- a CDS encoding RNA-binding protein, translating to MTIYIGNLSFQATEDDLKEIFEEYGKVSRISLPVDRETGKKRGFAFVEMEDDAQEDSAIAELDGAEWLGRSIKVNKAKPRENDGRRNPGGNFTRRA from the coding sequence GTGACCATTTATATTGGCAACCTGTCTTTTCAGGCAACTGAGGACGACCTCAAAGAAATCTTTGAAGAATACGGCAAAGTCAGTCGGATTAGCCTTCCTGTAGACCGCGAAACAGGCAAAAAGCGCGGTTTTGCCTTTGTCGAGATGGAAGACGACGCTCAAGAAGATTCTGCGATCGCAGAACTCGATGGCGCTGAATGGCTCGGTCGGTCAATTAAAGTGAATAAAGCAAAACCGAGGGAAAATGACGGTCGTCGCAATCCCGGTGGAAACTTTACTCGGCGAGCTTAA
- a CDS encoding YcjF family protein, translating into MPLSRILTLIIGLSVILGLMLWTINSLRWLYWQISYTSPFLGTLLILVLLLLLGTLIATFIYYAFLFSQPGGKGRQRQSRIKVPEAKAEAAVQTIRAVRAQVTQIQDEVARQALIDRTREIEHTLQGGDLRVVVFGTGSAGKTSLINALLGRVVGQVDAPMGTTSTGQTYSLKLKGMNREILITDTPGILEAGVAGTEREQLARQFATVADLLVFVVDNDLRASEYEPLQTLARIGKRSILVLNKVDLYTDRDREEILARLRERVRGFIYSQDIIAIAANPRAVPLESGELYQPEPDVMPLIRRLAAILRAEGEDLIADNILLQSQRLGEEARRLIDGQRRRQADKVVERFQWIGAGVISVTPLPVVDLLATAAVNAQMVVEIGKIYGCELNVERGRELALSLAKTLASLGVVEGAMRLLTTALQLNIGTFLIGKAIQGVTAAYLTRIAGKSFIEYFRHDQDWGDGGMTEVVQRQFQLNRREEFIKAFVQEAIAKVVQPLTGKTETQEEMELYIPQPPAREPEFSERPSPPSREFAEPADDWMQPRSSNEEDW; encoded by the coding sequence ATGCCCCTGTCGCGCATCCTCACTCTGATTATTGGTCTCAGCGTCATTCTGGGGTTAATGCTATGGACGATCAACTCCTTGCGTTGGCTCTACTGGCAGATTTCCTACACGTCGCCATTTTTAGGGACGCTGTTAATTTTAGTGCTGCTGTTGCTGCTCGGCACCTTAATTGCCACCTTTATTTACTACGCCTTTCTCTTCAGTCAGCCGGGGGGTAAAGGTCGCCAGCGCCAGTCCCGGATCAAAGTTCCGGAAGCCAAAGCCGAAGCCGCCGTGCAAACCATTCGCGCCGTTCGCGCCCAAGTGACGCAAATCCAAGATGAAGTGGCCCGTCAAGCCCTAATTGACCGCACGCGCGAAATCGAGCATACCCTACAAGGCGGAGACTTGCGCGTCGTTGTGTTTGGCACGGGTTCGGCGGGAAAAACCTCTTTAATTAACGCTTTGCTAGGGCGAGTTGTGGGACAAGTGGACGCGCCAATGGGAACCACCTCCACCGGACAGACCTATAGCTTAAAGCTCAAAGGGATGAACCGCGAGATTCTAATTACCGATACGCCGGGAATCTTAGAAGCAGGCGTCGCCGGAACCGAACGCGAACAACTGGCGCGACAATTTGCCACCGTTGCAGATTTGCTGGTATTTGTGGTTGATAACGATTTGCGGGCTTCCGAGTACGAACCGCTGCAAACCTTAGCCCGAATTGGCAAACGCAGCATTTTAGTTTTAAATAAAGTCGATCTGTATACCGATCGCGATCGCGAAGAAATTTTAGCCCGCCTGCGAGAACGAGTGCGCGGGTTTATCTACTCTCAGGATATTATCGCGATCGCAGCCAACCCCAGAGCCGTCCCCTTAGAATCGGGAGAACTTTACCAACCCGAACCCGATGTCATGCCTTTGATTCGGCGTTTAGCCGCCATTTTACGCGCCGAAGGGGAAGACCTAATTGCCGATAACATCCTCTTGCAATCTCAGCGCTTAGGAGAAGAAGCCCGTCGCCTAATTGATGGACAGCGGCGGCGACAAGCGGATAAGGTCGTTGAACGGTTTCAATGGATTGGGGCCGGGGTGATTTCAGTAACGCCGTTACCCGTGGTGGATTTATTGGCAACGGCGGCGGTGAATGCCCAGATGGTGGTAGAAATTGGTAAAATTTACGGCTGCGAACTCAATGTCGAACGCGGTCGAGAATTGGCCCTCTCTTTGGCGAAGACGCTGGCGAGTTTGGGGGTAGTAGAGGGGGCAATGCGCCTGTTAACCACCGCTTTGCAGTTAAATATTGGCACCTTCTTAATCGGTAAAGCCATCCAAGGGGTAACGGCAGCTTATCTCACCCGGATTGCAGGTAAAAGTTTTATTGAGTATTTCCGTCACGATCAAGATTGGGGCGATGGCGGGATGACAGAGGTGGTTCAGCGCCAGTTTCAACTCAACCGCCGCGAAGAGTTTATCAAAGCGTTTGTGCAAGAAGCGATCGCCAAAGTCGTTCAACCCCTAACCGGAAAAACGGAGACTCAGGAAGAAATGGAACTCTACATTCCTCAACCTCCGGCGCGAGAACCCGAATTTTCTGAACGCCCCTCCCCACCCTCTAGAGAATTTGCCGAACCGGCTGATGATTGGATGCAGCCTAGATCTAGTAATGAAGAAGACTGGTAA